A DNA window from Mya arenaria isolate MELC-2E11 chromosome 17, ASM2691426v1 contains the following coding sequences:
- the LOC128223358 gene encoding uncharacterized protein LOC128223358, giving the protein MAAYRTFASPESQNWLKQWRAVFITRKAILPSVTSKSSNLHYDILQTASNEQTCSSDHGHISDRKQIPCRFHEKLRNEIIAIHTRKKPSWGNASTDTWRDSPFAVAKLFMQSAGYDDKSSFDEIDFNGLAAFMYNCGKYTPTVKTLSDETRKYVNKIRHMPDLCASALTDQATTECIDSMLALLNDPDFQGDPEILEASKQLDELKTLTIDPNSDLLKYIIEDTTIRGVQKITELACAKEGKWSEHASEIKGDIKKLSDMLMSSLEKQCESVIYDIKKTSENSLAQLDSCVNNAKNILNETIEQGIFRVKDTAEKAIKMGKNELNEIIGSTKQKKERDEQRESKLTKAKSDLHQQLLSHYQTTSLRMNIRLDIDAAVEDIYEKPKLVLKNKKDKDGKIKDKKISEINDMFLSDNGKMAKTIFVVGEPGQGKSSLCKKIVHGWCELKKDGNEKTKKDNTLSRFGFVFYIRLREADDQCKIKDMIIQCLIEQIHSDDKESKELLADILKSECCLLLLDGLDEWTHCIKCKRDERIPHVETGWTNCTTLITTRPYKLAELKMSRLQLGNHVLLEGVQSPKKLVRRILEELDKDQEIKRTNTCVQALKIKGLWHFSGVPIVLVQIVWLWYRDMLHENMSLPEVYEKIIEERWCEMNDKKKIKDNELLEEFLYSLGKLAFNKLFSANEVDSIVFGIAKGELEKKYQQESLESGIMSCSSKIGERSAYYQFLHKSLQEYCSALYLAKCSSSDLLQNCQHVQKVYRHNRVEGVFSMRQMFLFLCGMNITAAEVFSKSLNELFTEYSARDGYSPEKAKVFQDMILQGYEEAERSGETTAELCLQHVILDDTDDVLDELYDECAI; this is encoded by the exons ATGGCGGCATATAGGACATTCGCCAGCCCAGAGTCCCAAAACTGGCTAAAACAGTGGAGGGCCGTCTTCATTACGAGGAAAGCCATCCTGCCTTCTGTCACGTCAAAGTCTAGCAATCTGCATTATGATATTCTCCAGACGGCATCGAATGAGCAGACTTGTTCATCAGACCATGGTCATATATCTGACCGGAAACAAATACCTTGTCGATTTCATGAAAAACTTCGAAATGAAATCATAGCCATACACACAAGAAAGAAACCTTCATGGGGAAACGCTTCGACTGACACATGGCGAGACTCTCCGTTTGCTGTCGCCAAGTTATTCATGCAGTCAGCTGGATATGATGATAAATCTTCATTTGATGAAATTGACTTCAACGGACTGGCAGCCTTTATGTATAACTGCGGGAAATACACACCCACTGTGAAAACACTATCTGACGAG acTCGGAAGTACGTGAACAAGATCCGGCATATGCCAGACTTATGCGCAAGTGCTCTGACAGACCAGGCCACCACTGAGTGTATAGACAGCATGCTTGCGTTGCTTAACGACCCAGATTTTCAGGGAGATCCAGAAATACTGGAAGCGAGCAAACAGCTAGATGAG TTAAAGACCCTTACTATAGATCCGAACTCGGacttgttgaaatatattatcGAAGATACTACTATCAGAGGCGTCCAAAAAATCACGGAACTTGCTTGTGCTAAAGAAGGCAAATGGAGCGAACATGCAAGTGAGATAAAGGGTGACATTAAGAAACTCAGCGATATGTTAATGTCCTCTTTAGAGAAACAATGTGAGAGTGTCATTTACGATATAAAGAAAACTTCTGAAAATTCTCTTGCACAGCTGGATTCGTGTGTAAACAATGCTAAGAACATTCTGAATGAGACAATCGAACAAGGCATATTTAGAGTGAAAGACACTGCTGAAAAGGCAATTAAGATGGGGAAAAACGAACTAAACGAAATTATTGGAAGTACAAAACAGAAGAAAGAGCGTGATGAACAAAGGGAGTCCAAATTAACAAAAGCAAAGTCAG ATTTACACCAACAATTGCTCAGTCATTACCAGACAACGTCTCTCCGAATGAACATCCGATTGGACATCGATGCAGCCGTAGAAGACATTTATGAAAAGCCCAAACTTGTACTGAAGAACAAGAAAGACAAAGATggtaaaataaaagataaaaaaatatcagaaataaatgatatgtttctgAGCGACAATGGTAAGATGGCTAAAACAATATTCGTGGTGGGCGAACCGGGCCAGGGCAAGTCCTCGCTCTGTAAAAAGATCGTCCATGGCTGGTGCGAACTGAAAAAGGACGGAAATGAGAAGACAAAGAAAGACAACACGTTGAGCCGGTTCGGGTTCGTATTCTACATAAGGCTACGAGAGGCTGATGATCAATGCAAAATCAAAGATATGATAATACAGTGTTTGATTGAACAGATTCATTCCGATGATAAAGAGTCAAAAGAGCTGTTAgcagatattttgaaatcagaatGTTGCCTTCTTCTACTTGATGGCTTAGACGAGTGGACACATTGTATCAAATGTAAGCGTGATGAACGAATTCCTCATGTTGAAACAGGATGGACGAACTGTACAACATTGATAACAACACGACCATACAAACTAGCGGAGCTGAAAATGAGCCGCTTACAACTCGGCAATCATGTGCTGCTGGAGGGCGTTCAGTCACCTAAGAAGCTTGTTCGGAGAATACTTGAGGAGTTGGATAAAGACCAAGAAATTAAACGTACAAATACCTGCGTTCAAGCCCTCAAAATAAAAGGATTATGGCATTTCAGCGGTGTTCCAATCGTGCTTGTTCAAATTGTTTGGCTGTGGTACAGAGACATGCTACACGAAAACATGTCTCTGCCTGAAGTTTACGAGAAAATAATAGAAGAAAGGTGGTGTGAAATGAACGACAAGAAAAAGATAAAAGACAACGAACTTCTAGAAGAATTTCTTTATTCTTTGGGCAAATTAGCTTTCAATAAACTGTTTTCAGCAAATGAGGTTGATTCAATTGTTTTTGGCATTGCAAAGGGTGAGTTAGAGAAAAAGTACCAACAAGAATCTCTTGAATCTGGCATCATGTCCTGTAGTAGTAAAATAGGTGAAAGATCGGCGTATTATCAGTTTTTGCACAAATCGCTTCAAGAATACTGTTCAGCACTGTATTTGGCGAAATGCAGCAGCTCAGATTTGCTCCAAAATTGTCAACACGTTCAGAAAGTGTACAGACATAACAGGGTGGAAGGTGTCTTTAGCATGCGTCAGATGTTCCTGTTTCTATGCGGCATGAATATTACTGCTGCTGAAGTGTTTTCGAAGTCATTAAATGAACTTTTTACTGAATACTCTGCAAGAGACGGATATTCACCCGAGAAAGCAAAAGTTTTCCAGGACATGATACTGCAAGGCTATGAGGAGGCAGAGAGAAGCGGAGAAACCACAGCAGAGTTATGTCTGCAGCATGTCATCCTCGACGATACTGATGATGTGCTTGATGAGTTGTAtga TGAATGTGCCATATGA